From the Streptomyces pluripotens genome, one window contains:
- the leuD gene encoding 3-isopropylmalate dehydratase small subunit — protein sequence MEAFTTHTGRAVPLRRSNVDTDQIIPAHWLKKVTRDGFEDGLFEAWRKDPEFVLNRPERQGATVLVAGPDFGTGSSREHAVWALQNFGFKAVISSRFADIFRGNSLKNGLLTVVLEQKVVDALWELTEQDPAAGITVDLQAREVRTTGITASFELDENSRWRLLNGLDDISITLRNEADVAAFEAGRPLHKPRTLQA from the coding sequence ATGGAAGCCTTCACCACCCACACCGGCCGGGCCGTTCCGCTGCGCCGCAGCAACGTCGACACCGACCAGATCATCCCTGCTCACTGGCTCAAGAAGGTAACCCGGGACGGCTTTGAGGACGGCCTGTTCGAGGCCTGGCGCAAGGACCCGGAGTTCGTGCTCAACCGCCCCGAGCGGCAGGGAGCCACGGTCCTGGTAGCAGGCCCCGACTTCGGCACCGGCTCCTCCCGTGAGCACGCCGTCTGGGCGCTGCAGAACTTCGGTTTCAAGGCCGTGATCTCCTCCCGCTTCGCGGACATCTTCCGGGGCAACTCGCTGAAGAACGGCCTGCTCACGGTGGTCCTGGAGCAGAAGGTCGTGGACGCCCTGTGGGAGCTGACCGAACAGGACCCCGCCGCCGGAATCACCGTCGACCTTCAGGCCCGGGAGGTGCGCACGACCGGTATCACCGCCTCCTTCGAGCTGGACGAGAACTCCCGCTGGCGGCTGCTCAACGGCCTCGACGACATCTCCATCACGCTCCGGAACGAGGCCGACGTCGCCGCCTTCGAAGCCGGACGCCCCCTCCACAAGCCGCGGACGCTTCAGGCGTGA
- a CDS encoding HU family DNA-binding protein: MNKAQLVEAIADKMGGRQQAADAVDAVLDAIVRAVVAGDRVSVTGFGSFEKVDRPARYARNPQTGERVRVRKTSVPRFRAGQGFKDLVSGSKKLPRSGEVAVKKAPKGSLTGGASATVKKAAAKKTAKAAAAKKAAAKKAAAKKTTAKKVTAKKAAAKKAPAKKTTATAKAAAAKKATAKKTTAKKAAAKKAPAKKVTAKKAPAKKSTARKTTAKKASARKAS; this comes from the coding sequence GTGAACAAGGCGCAGCTCGTAGAAGCGATTGCCGACAAGATGGGCGGTCGCCAGCAGGCCGCCGATGCTGTCGACGCGGTCCTGGACGCCATCGTCCGCGCGGTCGTCGCGGGCGACCGGGTCTCGGTCACCGGCTTCGGGTCCTTCGAGAAGGTCGACCGCCCCGCTCGCTACGCCCGCAACCCCCAGACGGGCGAGCGGGTTCGGGTCAGGAAGACCTCGGTGCCCCGCTTCCGCGCGGGACAGGGTTTCAAGGACCTGGTGAGCGGCTCGAAGAAGCTGCCGCGCAGCGGCGAGGTCGCCGTCAAGAAGGCCCCCAAGGGCAGCCTGACTGGTGGTGCTTCCGCGACGGTCAAGAAGGCAGCCGCGAAGAAGACCGCCAAGGCCGCCGCCGCGAAGAAGGCAGCGGCCAAGAAGGCAGCGGCGAAGAAGACCACGGCGAAGAAGGTCACCGCGAAGAAGGCCGCGGCCAAGAAGGCCCCCGCGAAGAAGACCACGGCGACCGCCAAGGCCGCCGCCGCGAAGAAGGCCACGGCCAAGAAGACCACGGCGAAGAAGGCCGCGGCCAAGAAGGCCCCCGCGAAGAAGGTCACCGCCAAGAAGGCCCCGGCCAAGAAGTCGACGGCCCGCAAGACCACCGCCAAGAAGGCCAGCGCCCGCAAGGCCTCGTAA
- the cofC gene encoding 2-phospho-L-lactate guanylyltransferase — MQWTLVIPLKPLARAKSRLADTAANGLRPSLALAFAQDTVAAALACPVVMDVAVVTDDELAAHELSALGARIVPDTRAGGLNAALAHGATVVRQDRPGAAVAALNADLPALRPPELSRVLTAATEFPRAFVPDAAEVGTTLLAAMPGRDLRPAFGAGSRARHRVSGATELLLADVDSVRQDVDTGDDLRVALALGVGPYTAVVSAGLLMPGPESR, encoded by the coding sequence GTGCAGTGGACCTTGGTCATTCCGCTCAAGCCCCTGGCACGGGCCAAGAGCAGGCTGGCGGACACCGCCGCGAACGGGCTGCGGCCGAGCCTGGCGCTCGCGTTCGCACAGGACACGGTGGCCGCGGCGCTGGCCTGTCCGGTGGTGATGGATGTGGCAGTCGTCACGGACGACGAGTTGGCCGCACACGAGCTATCGGCGCTGGGCGCGCGAATCGTCCCGGACACGCGTGCGGGCGGCCTGAACGCCGCGCTGGCGCACGGCGCCACCGTCGTCCGGCAGGACCGCCCGGGTGCTGCGGTCGCCGCTCTGAACGCCGATCTGCCCGCGCTGCGCCCACCGGAACTGTCCCGGGTGCTCACCGCGGCGACGGAATTCCCCCGAGCCTTCGTGCCGGATGCGGCCGAGGTCGGCACCACACTGCTGGCCGCAATGCCCGGCCGGGACCTGCGGCCCGCCTTCGGTGCCGGTTCCCGGGCCCGGCACCGGGTGTCGGGCGCGACGGAACTCCTCCTGGCGGACGTCGATTCGGTGCGGCAGGACGTGGACACCGGGGACGATCTGCGTGTCGCGCTGGCTCTCGGAGTGGGCCCGTACACGGCGGTGGTGTCGGCGGGCCTGCTGATGCCGGGGCCCGAAAGTCGCTGA
- a CDS encoding lysophospholipid acyltransferase family protein produces the protein MPRRRIGFWYRFAAVICKPPLVVLIKRDWRGMEHIPAKGGFITVVNHNSHADPFAYAHYQYNTGRVPRFLAKSGLFKKGFIGAAMRGTGQIPVYRESADALSAFRAAIDAVERGECVAFYPEGTLTRDPDGWPMTGKTGAARVALQTKCPVIPIAQWGANELLPPYARRPDLFPRKTHHVLAGPPVDLTRFYGKEMTPELLKEATEAIMAAITRLLEEIRGEKAPETPYDPRRERIEQRRRTQAQAGGEQESGK, from the coding sequence GTGCCCCGCCGCAGAATCGGCTTCTGGTACCGCTTCGCCGCGGTGATCTGCAAACCACCGCTGGTGGTTCTGATCAAGCGGGACTGGCGCGGAATGGAGCACATTCCGGCCAAGGGCGGATTTATCACTGTGGTGAACCACAATTCCCACGCGGATCCCTTCGCATATGCGCACTACCAGTACAACACCGGGCGGGTTCCGCGTTTCCTGGCGAAGAGCGGACTTTTCAAGAAGGGATTCATCGGCGCCGCCATGCGGGGTACCGGGCAGATTCCCGTCTACCGCGAGAGCGCGGACGCGCTGAGCGCCTTCCGGGCCGCGATCGACGCCGTGGAACGCGGCGAGTGCGTCGCCTTCTACCCCGAGGGCACCCTCACCCGCGACCCGGACGGCTGGCCCATGACCGGCAAGACCGGCGCCGCCCGTGTGGCGCTGCAGACGAAATGCCCGGTCATTCCGATCGCCCAGTGGGGCGCCAACGAACTGCTACCGCCGTACGCCAGGAGACCGGACCTCTTCCCGCGCAAGACCCACCACGTGCTGGCGGGCCCACCCGTGGACCTGACGCGTTTCTACGGCAAGGAGATGACCCCGGAACTGCTCAAGGAGGCGACCGAGGCCATCATGGCCGCCATCACCCGCCTGCTGGAGGAGATCCGCGGAGAGAAGGCACCCGAGACGCCCTACGACCCCCGTCGCGAGCGGATCGAACAGCGGCGCCGTACCCAGGCGCAGGCCGGCGGGGAACAGGAGAGCGGCAAGTGA
- a CDS encoding NAD(P)H-dependent glycerol-3-phosphate dehydrogenase, which translates to MSKPVQAAVMGTGSWGTAFGMVLADAGCDVTLWARRPQLAEAVNSTRTNPDYLPGVELPENLRATCDAAEALKEADFTVLAVPSQTLRANLTEWTPLLAPGTVLVSLMKGVELGSTMRMSEVVEDVAKTGADRIAVVTGPNLAREIAARMPAAAVVACTDEAVAQRLQVACHTPYFRPYTNTDVVGCELGGAVKNVIGLAVGIADGMGLGDNAKGSLITRGLAETTRLGMALGADPLTFSGLAGLGDLVATCSSPLSRNHTFGTNLGKGMTLQETIAVTRQTAEGVKSCESVLDLARRHGVDMPITETVVAIVHEGKSPVAAVKELMARSAKPERH; encoded by the coding sequence GTGAGCAAGCCTGTCCAGGCAGCCGTCATGGGCACCGGCTCGTGGGGCACCGCGTTCGGCATGGTCCTCGCCGACGCGGGTTGTGACGTCACCCTGTGGGCCCGCCGTCCCCAACTGGCCGAGGCGGTCAACTCCACCCGGACCAACCCCGACTACTTGCCGGGTGTCGAGCTCCCGGAGAACCTGCGCGCCACCTGTGACGCGGCCGAGGCCCTCAAGGAAGCCGACTTCACCGTTCTCGCGGTCCCCTCCCAGACCCTGCGCGCCAACCTCACCGAGTGGACCCCGCTGCTCGCGCCGGGCACTGTGCTCGTCTCCCTGATGAAGGGCGTCGAACTCGGTTCCACTATGCGCATGAGCGAGGTCGTCGAAGACGTCGCCAAGACCGGCGCCGACCGCATCGCCGTTGTCACCGGGCCCAACCTGGCCCGCGAAATCGCCGCCCGCATGCCCGCTGCGGCCGTGGTCGCCTGCACCGACGAGGCGGTCGCCCAGCGCCTGCAGGTCGCCTGCCACACCCCGTACTTCCGGCCGTACACCAACACCGACGTGGTGGGCTGCGAACTCGGCGGCGCGGTCAAGAACGTCATCGGTCTCGCGGTCGGCATCGCCGACGGCATGGGGCTCGGCGACAACGCCAAGGGCTCGCTCATCACCCGGGGTCTGGCCGAGACCACCCGGCTCGGCATGGCGCTCGGTGCCGACCCGCTCACCTTCTCCGGACTCGCCGGACTCGGCGATCTGGTGGCCACCTGCTCCTCGCCGTTGTCCCGCAACCACACCTTCGGCACCAACCTCGGCAAGGGGATGACGCTTCAGGAGACGATCGCGGTCACCAGGCAGACCGCCGAGGGCGTCAAGTCCTGCGAGTCGGTGCTGGATCTGGCCCGCCGGCACGGCGTCGACATGCCCATCACCGAGACGGTCGTCGCCATCGTCCACGAGGGCAAGTCGCCGGTGGCCGCCGTCAAGGAGCTGATGGCGCGCAGCGCCAAGCCGGAGCGGCACTGA
- a CDS encoding D-alanine--D-alanine ligase family protein translates to MSTENLPQNPEQPPRKPRVAVVFGGRSSEHGISTVTAGAVLKAIDRTKYDVLPIGITREGRWVLTADEPERMAISDRRVPAVEQLAESLEGGVVLPVDPASREVVYTEPGSVPKALGEVDVVFPVLHGPYGEDGTLQGLLELSGVPYVGSGVLASAVGQDKEYMKRVFTSFGLKVGPYLVIRPREWAREESAARKKIIDFAGEHGWPLFVKPARAGSSIGITKVDDLSGLDEAIAEAQSHDPKILIEAALRGREIECGVLEFEDGPRASVPAEIPPPDAHAYYDFEAKYIDSTPGLVPAPLTDEETAEVRSLAVDAFEAASCEGLVRADFFLTEDGEFVINEINTLPGFTPISMYPQMWQATGVSYPELIDRLVQAALRRPTGLR, encoded by the coding sequence ATGAGCACCGAGAACCTCCCCCAGAACCCCGAGCAGCCGCCGCGCAAGCCGCGTGTGGCCGTCGTGTTCGGCGGGCGCAGCTCCGAACACGGGATCTCCACGGTCACGGCCGGCGCCGTCCTCAAAGCCATCGACCGGACGAAGTACGACGTCCTGCCGATCGGCATCACCCGGGAAGGGCGTTGGGTGCTGACGGCCGACGAGCCGGAGCGGATGGCGATCAGCGACCGCCGGGTACCCGCCGTCGAGCAACTGGCGGAGTCACTCGAAGGCGGTGTGGTGCTCCCCGTCGACCCGGCCAGCCGGGAGGTCGTCTACACCGAGCCGGGCTCCGTGCCCAAGGCACTCGGCGAGGTCGACGTGGTGTTCCCGGTGCTCCACGGCCCCTACGGTGAGGACGGTACCCTCCAGGGCCTGCTGGAGCTGTCCGGTGTGCCGTACGTGGGCTCCGGTGTGCTCGCCTCGGCCGTCGGCCAGGACAAGGAGTACATGAAGCGGGTGTTCACCTCCTTCGGGCTCAAGGTCGGCCCGTACCTGGTGATCCGGCCCCGCGAATGGGCCCGGGAGGAGTCCGCCGCACGCAAGAAGATCATCGACTTCGCCGGCGAGCACGGCTGGCCGTTGTTCGTGAAGCCCGCGCGTGCGGGCTCCTCCATCGGCATCACCAAGGTCGACGACCTCTCCGGCCTGGACGAGGCGATCGCCGAGGCCCAGTCGCACGACCCGAAGATCCTCATCGAGGCCGCGCTGCGGGGCCGTGAGATCGAGTGCGGCGTCCTGGAATTCGAGGACGGGCCGCGGGCCTCCGTCCCCGCCGAGATCCCTCCGCCGGACGCGCACGCGTACTACGACTTCGAGGCCAAGTACATCGACTCCACGCCCGGACTCGTCCCGGCGCCGCTGACCGACGAGGAGACCGCCGAGGTCCGGAGTCTGGCGGTCGACGCGTTCGAGGCAGCCTCCTGCGAGGGCCTGGTGCGCGCGGACTTCTTCCTCACCGAGGACGGCGAGTTCGTGATCAATGAGATCAACACACTGCCTGGCTTCACACCGATCTCGATGTACCCGCAGATGTGGCAGGCCACCGGCGTCAGCTACCCGGAGCTGATCGACCGCCTGGTGCAGGCCGCGCTGCGCCGCCCGACCGGGCTGCGCTGA
- a CDS encoding DUF3515 domain-containing protein, which yields MNIFRHRPLGLLAPALLIAAAGCSTADDSTTVAVPSPDAKTAKVCRDLHRVLPQKLDGRSRNDPAPRSAYTAGWGNPAIILRCGVVRPPKMIDPKVSEGNDPDAVPGAVNGVDWLMEKQGDGTWRFTTANRVAYVQVSLPVGMSAQQEGTSVLTGLAASVRKAIPQGIASMR from the coding sequence GTGAACATCTTCCGTCACCGGCCTCTCGGCCTGCTCGCGCCCGCGCTGTTGATCGCGGCAGCGGGCTGCTCCACAGCAGACGACAGCACCACGGTGGCGGTTCCCAGCCCCGACGCGAAGACGGCGAAGGTGTGCCGGGATCTGCACCGGGTACTGCCGCAGAAGCTCGACGGACGGAGCCGCAACGACCCCGCGCCCCGGTCCGCCTACACGGCGGGCTGGGGAAACCCGGCGATCATACTGCGCTGTGGTGTCGTTCGGCCGCCGAAGATGATCGATCCCAAGGTGTCCGAGGGGAACGACCCGGACGCCGTCCCCGGTGCGGTGAACGGCGTGGACTGGCTGATGGAGAAACAGGGCGACGGCACCTGGCGGTTCACCACGGCGAACCGGGTGGCTTATGTGCAGGTGAGCCTGCCCGTGGGCATGTCCGCGCAGCAGGAGGGAACCTCGGTACTCACCGGCCTCGCCGCCTCCGTCAGGAAGGCGATCCCCCAGGGGATCGCCTCCATGCGGTGA
- a CDS encoding Lrp/AsnC family transcriptional regulator — translation MVQAYILIQTEVGKASTVAETISKIPGVIQAEDVTGPYDVIVRARADTVDDLGRMVVAKVQQVDGITRTLTCPVVHL, via the coding sequence GTGGTACAGGCGTACATTCTGATCCAGACGGAGGTCGGCAAGGCGTCGACCGTCGCCGAGACGATCAGCAAGATCCCTGGAGTGATCCAGGCCGAGGACGTAACGGGACCGTACGACGTCATCGTGCGCGCCCGGGCCGACACGGTCGACGACCTCGGTCGCATGGTGGTCGCCAAAGTCCAGCAAGTGGACGGCATCACCCGCACCCTGACCTGTCCGGTCGTGCATCTGTAG
- a CDS encoding thiamine-phosphate kinase produces MKGTVGELGEFGLIRELTSRLTTTPAVRIGPGDDAAVVAAPDRRVVASTDILLEGRHFRRDWSTAYDVGRKAAAQNLADIAAMGAVPTALLLGLVVPAELPVSWPSELMDGLRDECQVAGACVVGGDVVRGDTIMVSITALGDLRNQEPVTRAGAQPGDIVAVTGWLGWSAAGYAVLSRGFRSPRAFVEAHRRPEPPYHAGPAAAGLGATAMCDVSDGLIADLGHIAEASKVRIDIRSGAIDIPTQMNDIGQAVGVDPLQWVLTGGEDHAIVATFPPDAKLPARWKVIGEVLNPSALPQVTVDGAPWTSKGGWDHFGDIES; encoded by the coding sequence ATGAAGGGCACTGTTGGTGAGCTCGGGGAGTTCGGGCTCATCAGGGAGCTCACCTCCCGTCTCACCACCACCCCGGCGGTCCGGATCGGCCCCGGCGACGACGCCGCGGTGGTCGCCGCGCCAGACCGCCGGGTGGTGGCGAGTACCGACATCCTGTTGGAGGGCCGGCACTTCCGTCGTGACTGGTCCACCGCCTACGACGTCGGCCGCAAGGCGGCGGCGCAGAACCTCGCGGACATCGCCGCCATGGGCGCAGTCCCGACTGCGCTGCTGCTCGGCCTGGTCGTCCCGGCCGAACTCCCGGTCAGCTGGCCCAGCGAGCTCATGGACGGGCTGCGCGACGAGTGCCAGGTGGCCGGGGCCTGTGTGGTCGGCGGGGACGTCGTACGCGGTGACACGATCATGGTGTCGATCACCGCGCTCGGTGACCTGCGCAACCAGGAGCCGGTGACCCGGGCCGGAGCCCAGCCCGGCGACATCGTGGCCGTCACGGGTTGGCTGGGCTGGTCCGCGGCCGGTTACGCGGTGCTCTCCCGGGGCTTCCGCTCGCCCCGCGCCTTCGTCGAGGCCCACCGGCGTCCCGAACCGCCCTACCACGCGGGTCCGGCCGCCGCCGGGCTCGGCGCCACCGCGATGTGCGACGTGAGCGACGGGCTGATCGCCGACCTCGGGCATATCGCCGAGGCCAGCAAGGTCCGCATTGACATCCGGTCCGGTGCGATCGATATTCCGACGCAGATGAACGACATCGGGCAGGCCGTCGGCGTGGATCCGCTGCAGTGGGTGCTGACCGGCGGAGAGGACCACGCGATCGTGGCGACCTTCCCGCCGGACGCCAAGCTGCCGGCCCGTTGGAAGGTCATCGGCGAGGTCCTCAACCCGTCCGCGCTGCCCCAGGTGACGGTCGACGGGGCCCCCTGGACGAGCAAGGGCGGCTGGGATCACTTCGGGGACATCGAGTCGTGA